In a genomic window of Gadus macrocephalus chromosome 9, ASM3116895v1:
- the parietopsin gene encoding parietopsin has protein sequence MRCWVISLAPPVVFGTMDSSHTTWGANSELPMTEMTASPTIFPRVGYSIISFLMFINTIVSVFNNSLVIAVMAKTPTLLSPMNAIVLGLSVSDLMIALCGSLIVTMTNYRGYFFLGDRVCIFQGFAVNYFGLVSLCTLALLAYERYNVVCRPQAGFKLTMRRSRLGLLFVWGFCLFWAVAPLLGWSSYGPEGVQTSCSLGWEERSWSNYSYLILYTLLCFIGPVTVIIYCYTKVLGSMRKLNRSVELQGGRPSAEENKRAIRTVFFMIAAFFVCWLPYTVLSVVVVVAPGVHIPPLVATMPMYFAKTSPIYNPLIYFLSNKQFRDAALEVLSCGRYIPRGPVSSGLAMTAASRRNAAEHPHRGVRGSTLNRVLPL, from the exons ATGCGCTGTTGGGTCATCTCTCTTGCACCGCCGGTCGTTTTCGGAACCATGGACAGCAGCCACACAACTTGGGGCGCCAATTCGGAGCTTCCTATGACAGAAATGACCGCGTCGCCGACCATTTTCCCACGTGTGGGCTATAGTATAATTTCTTTCCTCATGTTCATTAACACAATTGTATCCGTTTTTAATAATTCTCTTGTGATTGCCGTGATGGCGAAGACCCCTACTTTGCTCAGCCCTATGAACGCTATTGTCTTGGGTCTTTCCGTGTCAGACCTCATGATTGCTCTTTGCGGTTCGCTAATCGTCACCATGACCAATTATCGTGGGTATTTCTTTCTTGGGGACAGAGTCTGTATTTTTCAAGGATTTGCAGTCAATTATTTTG GTCTGGTGTCCCTCTGCACCCTGGCGCTGCTGGCCTACGAGCGCTACAACGTGGTGTGCCGGCCCCAGGCGGGCTTCAAGCTCACCATGCGGCGGAGCAGACTGGGCCTGCTCTTCGTCTGGGGCTTCTGCCTGTTCTGGGCCGTGGCTCCGCTGCTGGGCTGGAGCTCGTACGGCCCCGAGGGAGTGCAGACCTCCTGCTCCCTGGGCTGGGAGGAACGGTCCTGGAGCAACTACAGCTACCTCATCCTGTACACGCTGCTGTGCTTCATCGGGCCGGTGACCGTCATCATCTACTGCTACACCAAAGTGCTCGGCTCCATGAGAAAG cTGAACCGCAGTGTCGAGCTCCAGGGCGGCCGTCCGAGCGCGGAGGAGAACAAGCGGGCCATCCGCACGGTGTTCTTCATGATCGCGGCCTTCTTCGTGTGCTGGCTGCCCTACACCGTgctgtcggtggtggtggtggtggcgccggGCGTCCACATCCCCCCGCTGGTCGCCACCATGCCCATGTACTTCGCCAAGACCAGCCCCATCTACAACCCCCTCATCTACTTCCTGTCCAACAAGCAG TTCCGCGACGCTGCCCTGGAGGTGTTGTCGTGCGGCCGGTACATCCCCCGCGGGCCCGTCTCCTCCGGCCTGGCCATGACGGCCGCGAGCCGCAGGAACGCAGCGGAGCATCCCCACAGAGGCGTCAGAGGCAGCACGCTCAACCGAGTGCTGCCTCTGTGA